GGATCTCGAAGGGGATGCCCCGGCGGGTCAGCTCCATCTGCACTTCCATCGAATGGTAGTGGGCGCGGTAGAGTACCGATATCCTGTCGAGAGGGACGCCCTCGTCGGAGAGTTCCAGTATCCGCTGGGCCACGAACTCGGCCTGCTGTATCACGTCCCGCGACGGCGCGACGACGGGGATGACGCCGCTCTTTTTCACGCTCCGCAGGTTCTTTTCGAACTGGTTGAAATTGAAGGAGATGGAGTTGTTCGCGAGGTCCAGGATTTCCGGGGTGCTGCGGTAGTTCGTCTCCAGCTTGTACACCTTCGCCTCGCCGTAGCGCTTCGGGAAATCGAGGATGTTCTGGAAATTCGCCCCCCGGAAGGAGTAGATGCTCTGGGCGTCGTCGCCGACGACCATGACGTTTCGGTTCAGGAGCCCCATGAAGTCGATGATCTCCGACTGTATGCGGTTGGTGTCCTGGTACTCGTCGACGAGGATATGACGGAAGGTCATCGCGTAGAGCTTGCGCAGTTCCTCGTCCTCGGCGAGGAGCCGGTGCCAGTATGTGAGCAGATCGTCGAAGTCCATGGCGTTCGTTTCCCGCTTCTTTTCCATGTAGATCCTGTGCACCGCCGTCATTTCGTCGGCGATGTCGTAGAAGAAGGGGCTGCGTTCCCGGATGGCCTCGTCGACGGCCTGCATGGTATTGGCGGCGTAGCTGAAGAGTTCCTTCACGACGCCGCCCTTGGGGAACATCCTCGCCTTCGTGTCGATGCCCGATGCCTTGATGGCGAGTTCCACGACATCCTTCGCGTCCTCGTTGTCGAGGATGGTGAAGCTCCTGCGGTAACCGACGCGCTCGGCGTGCTGGCGCAGGATGAGGTTGCCGATGTGGTGGAAGGTGCCGCCCCAGATGTGACGGGTGTCCATTTTTACGAGATGCTCGACGCGATGGAGCATCTCCCGGGCCGCCTTGTTCGTGAACGTGAGAAGCAGTATCCCGCCCGGTGGAACGCCCCGCTCGAGGAGGCGGGCCACCCGGTAGGTGACGACCCTCGTTTTGCCGCTCCCGGCCCCGGCGATGACGAGGATGGGTCCATCGTCGGAGAGGACCACGCCCAGCTGTTCTTCGTTGAGTTCCCTGGAGTAGTCGATGACGGCCTTCACGGGGGAGACATCGCGGTGGATGGTATACTTTTTCACAGGCCTACATTATGCCCCCGCCCCGTCCGGCATGTCAAGCCGGCACGCGGGGGCGAATTGCCTCATAAAAAATGTTACCCAAGGGGTGGTGAGAGAAAGATCGTTGACTCATAAAGGATGTTACCGAAATAATAGCCCCGAAAGGAGGGGTTGTGTATGGGTCCGCGATCGAAGAGGGAA
Above is a genomic segment from Syntrophorhabdus sp. containing:
- a CDS encoding ATP-dependent helicase, whose translation is MKKYTIHRDVSPVKAVIDYSRELNEEQLGVVLSDDGPILVIAGAGSGKTRVVTYRVARLLERGVPPGGILLLTFTNKAAREMLHRVEHLVKMDTRHIWGGTFHHIGNLILRQHAERVGYRRSFTILDNEDAKDVVELAIKASGIDTKARMFPKGGVVKELFSYAANTMQAVDEAIRERSPFFYDIADEMTAVHRIYMEKKRETNAMDFDDLLTYWHRLLAEDEELRKLYAMTFRHILVDEYQDTNRIQSEIIDFMGLLNRNVMVVGDDAQSIYSFRGANFQNILDFPKRYGEAKVYKLETNYRSTPEILDLANNSISFNFNQFEKNLRSVKKSGVIPVVAPSRDVIQQAEFVAQRILELSDEGVPLDRISVLYRAHYHSMEVQMELTRRGIPFEIRSGLRFFEQAHIKDVVSFLRVMSNPDDEVSWKRMLRIFPRIGKKTADHIYAYLKEQSDPFDPLISGRIADTFKGIRKENVEVWSELFGELRDLFSDEAPGDMISAILKHGYIEYLKLTYPNYEARLEDLGQLINFSTRYHSLETFLSELSLMSGISGEEIVAAGDTDDERVILSTIHQAKGLEWQIVFIIWCAEGRFPNPRAIEEGAVEEERRLFYVASTRAMDELYLTYPILAFDRQAGHIIMRPSRFLAELDGARYEEWALNEY